From one Agrobacterium fabrum str. C58 genomic stretch:
- a CDS encoding extracellular solute-binding protein produces the protein MRLIKTLLVGTVLGLTALPALAKQDIVWWDFLSGGDGVRMKALIDAFNKEHPDIQVKGTTLEWGVPFYTKVRTASAVGEGPDVMTYHLSRAPLALQEKVLSEITDKDLEEAGLKKDDFFSAPLEAATHDGKLYAVPFDIHALVLYYNADLLKGSPYLDAEGKLTGIKSMDDFEKALAWAKEKGVQTPVTYQSGGEAGVWRVFYTLFSQQGGELVTNGEVLAGDNAEKAAKAIDTMSKWRENSWAPEQAEYPASVALFSAGKSAFQLNGVWEVPTYKDLEKNGKLGFKWSAVEVPPFMGKRATWADSHAFAIPNQGDKTVSGEKRAAVMKVIGWMEKHAISWADAGHIPAYKSITESSDYKAMQPNATYASLAEAAEFDPKTTITGVASPAYDAALNVIAPAIQGFMSGTDAVEQIKEELQSKLK, from the coding sequence TGGTGGGATTTTCTGTCCGGCGGTGACGGCGTGCGCATGAAGGCGCTGATCGATGCCTTCAACAAGGAGCACCCGGATATCCAGGTCAAGGGAACAACGCTGGAATGGGGCGTGCCCTTCTATACCAAGGTGCGGACCGCCTCTGCCGTCGGGGAGGGCCCCGATGTCATGACCTACCACCTGTCGCGCGCGCCGCTTGCCCTGCAGGAAAAGGTGCTGAGCGAGATTACCGACAAGGACCTTGAGGAGGCCGGCCTGAAGAAGGACGATTTCTTCAGCGCGCCGCTCGAGGCGGCCACTCATGATGGCAAGCTTTATGCCGTGCCTTTCGATATTCACGCGCTTGTTCTTTATTACAACGCCGATCTTCTCAAAGGCTCGCCCTATCTCGATGCCGAAGGCAAGCTCACCGGCATCAAGTCAATGGATGATTTCGAAAAGGCGCTGGCCTGGGCGAAAGAAAAGGGCGTCCAGACGCCGGTCACCTATCAGTCCGGCGGCGAAGCCGGTGTCTGGCGCGTCTTCTATACGTTGTTCTCGCAACAGGGCGGCGAACTGGTCACCAATGGCGAGGTGCTGGCCGGCGACAATGCCGAGAAAGCCGCAAAAGCGATCGACACCATGTCGAAATGGCGCGAAAACAGCTGGGCGCCGGAACAGGCCGAATATCCGGCCTCCGTTGCACTCTTCTCCGCCGGAAAATCCGCCTTCCAGCTGAACGGCGTCTGGGAAGTGCCGACTTACAAGGATCTCGAGAAAAACGGCAAGCTGGGCTTCAAGTGGAGCGCGGTCGAGGTGCCGCCCTTCATGGGCAAACGCGCCACCTGGGCGGATTCGCACGCCTTTGCCATTCCCAACCAGGGTGACAAGACCGTTTCCGGCGAGAAGCGCGCTGCCGTGATGAAAGTGATCGGCTGGATGGAAAAACACGCCATCAGCTGGGCCGATGCCGGTCATATCCCGGCCTATAAATCGATCACTGAAAGCAGTGACTACAAGGCGATGCAGCCGAATGCCACCTATGCGTCGCTCGCGGAAGCGGCGGAGTTCGATCCGAAAACCACGATCACCGGTGTTGCCTCGCCCGCCTATGATGCCGCTCTCAATGTCATCGCTCCGGCGATTCAGGGCTTCATGAGCGGCACGGATGCGGTGGAGCAGATCAAGGAAGAGCTCCAAAGCAAGCTGAAGTAA
- a CDS encoding carbohydrate ABC transporter permease, whose translation MAMIENRRKKSLIALSMVTPFIVVFATFFLYPLIEMVRISFTDAPLIGEGNWVGFANYTKLLSDRLFVTSLKNNGYFVLLTVVPTTVIALTIALAVSRLSGVKQTIAMSLFFLPYVLPVSVVTEIWAWMLDLQFGILQPVISLIAGKPVAVFKNPYWVMPMVAVVTIWWTNGFNVLLFIAGLRNIPTELYEAASLDGATTWQRFWRVTWPLLWPVTALVLTLQLILQLKIFDQIYLLSGGGPFNSSFVLLLKVYREAFQLNNGGYASAVSTVLFLLIVIVSILQFQLLRIRRNS comes from the coding sequence ATGGCTATGATTGAAAACCGGCGCAAGAAATCGCTGATCGCGCTGTCGATGGTGACGCCGTTCATCGTGGTCTTCGCCACTTTTTTCCTTTATCCGCTGATCGAGATGGTGCGCATCAGCTTCACCGATGCACCCTTGATCGGTGAGGGCAACTGGGTGGGGTTTGCGAACTACACAAAGCTGCTAAGCGACCGCCTCTTTGTGACCTCTTTGAAAAACAACGGCTATTTCGTGCTTTTGACCGTTGTTCCGACGACCGTCATCGCCCTGACGATCGCGCTCGCCGTCAGCCGCCTGTCGGGCGTGAAGCAGACGATCGCCATGAGCCTCTTCTTCCTGCCCTATGTGCTGCCGGTTTCTGTCGTCACTGAAATCTGGGCGTGGATGCTCGATCTGCAGTTCGGTATTCTCCAGCCAGTGATCTCGCTGATTGCCGGAAAGCCGGTCGCGGTCTTCAAGAATCCCTATTGGGTGATGCCGATGGTCGCCGTGGTCACCATCTGGTGGACGAACGGCTTTAATGTGCTGCTCTTCATAGCCGGATTGCGCAATATTCCGACCGAGCTTTATGAGGCTGCGTCTCTCGATGGCGCAACGACCTGGCAGCGCTTCTGGCGGGTGACATGGCCGCTTCTCTGGCCCGTCACGGCACTGGTTCTCACCCTGCAACTGATTCTGCAGCTGAAGATATTCGATCAGATCTATCTCCTGAGCGGCGGTGGGCCCTTCAATTCCAGTTTTGTGCTTCTGCTGAAGGTCTATCGCGAGGCGTTCCAGTTGAACAATGGTGGTTACGCTTCCGCCGTTTCCACCGTGCTGTTCCTGCTGATCGTCATCGTTTCCATTCTCCAGTTCCAGTTGCTGCGCATCCGGAGGAACTCATGA